The following nucleotide sequence is from Methanobrevibacter thaueri.
TACTTTCGCAGAAGATACTGCATGGGTTTACAGACAGGCACTCGAAAGAGGAATAAACTGTCTTGTGTATGACGGTCCAGGTCAGGGATTTGCCCTTAGAATGAACGGAATTCCATTCAGACATGATATAGAAAATGTAATAACCCCAATTATCGATTACTGTTTAGAAAACTTTGAAGGCATAGATGAGGAAAACATAATACTTTTCGGAATAAGCTTTGGAGGATTTCTAGTGCCTAGAGCCGCAATCTATGATGAACGTGTTAGAATGTGTATTGTTGATCCAGGCAATGCAAACTGGGGCGGTGCCTTTGCTAAAAGACTTGAAATGATTCAAAAAATGCCAAAAGAAGTTCGTCCCGCACAATTGGACTTCATGCTTGAAGATTACATTTACAAGCACGGAGCAACATCCGAAACCATTTGTGATGAACTTAGAAAATTCGACAATACTGACATTATTAAGGATTTGGATTGTTTGACCATTGTAATGGATGGAACCTCAGAAATGACACAAGGTGAAGCAAAAGTATTCTATGATATGCTTGAATGTGAAAAGGAATATTTATTGTTTGATGAAGATTCCGGTTCACAGATGCATGCCCAAATGGGGGGATATGCAACAGCAAGCGAAATGCTATTGGATTTAGTCGAAAAGCACTTAATCCAATAATCATTTCTTTTTTCTAATTTTTTAAACTTTAACCACATATGCTGTTGGAAACATAACATCCATTTTTAACATTAACGATTGGGTTCAGTTATTAAAAACTTCTTTTCAAAACCCTTGCATATATATCGCAGTTTAAAATCAGATTTTATTTACAAGATAGCGTCCGTTAATGTTAATGTCATTCCATTAAATTAAAGGAAAAAAATATCTATTAATTTAATCGGCTCTTACATTCATTATTCTATAGGCAACAATAGCTATGAAAAATTAATTATTTTCTATGAATTTAATAATGATAATTTTATATAATTGAAATAATAAAATATTATATTAATTATTATATACAGGTTGTAATAGCTATGGCCAATATAAATAATACATCATCCTACATGGATGAAGACAAAAAGCAAATTATCAAAGAGTCTAATTATACCTATCGAGATGCTCTTGAAGTTTCAGCTTTTCTCATTGAAACTGGAAGGTTCGAAAGATTCTACAAAGAAATGCAAATTGCAGACCTCCAAAAAGAACTTGATCAAATGGACAAAGAAGAATAATAGCCAACTTCAAAAAATATATCTCCAGGATATTGCTCTTAACAGAAACTATTTTTGATTGTAAAAGGTAATAATAAAATTTATTATTACTTTTATATTTTTTACATAATATAATTTTATATATAATACATAATAAAATTATATATTATGTTACCTGAAAAAACCAATATTAGTGCAAGAGTGGAAATTACTCTCAAAAAAATTGTTGAAGACTCAGCCTTCACCCACAAGGACGCATATGAACTTGGAGCAAAACTAATAGCTATGGGAAATGCAGAAGACACCTTAGCACTAATAAACACCAATCCTGATTTTGAAAGAATCATAAAACAAACCGAATACAGTTTAATTGAAGCAAGAAAACAAGAACTTGAAAGAGAATTAAGAGATTTATAGGAGGTTACCTATGGGTCGAGTAAATTCAGATGTGCACTATTTTTTAGAACAGCACGAACAGGAAATCATCAACTGTTGCAAGAAGGCAATGAGCAACAAGGAAATCCTAGAATTGTTAAAAACAAAGTATGGCCGTGAAGTTTCACTTTCAACATTCAAAGAATTTAAAGCAGGATTAAAAATAACAAAAGGAGATTTCCTGGAAACATTGCTGGATGAAATACAGGTAATGAAAACTTCAGGTGCTACAGATGAAAGTGTCAGAAGGTGGCTTGCTGAAGAACATGAATTTGAAGTAAGCAGAGCAACATTTTCCAGATTCAAAAAGAAATATAATTTAATTGACAACGAGAAAGACTCAAGAGCAAGAGATAAGGATTCACTAACAAATAGGGCCATTGCTCAAAAACAAATAATTGACAATAACGTTCATCAGGACAATATTGATTTAGCTATTGATACAATTCTTCAGCAACAGGTCACAGATATCAAAACAGGCCTTGAAAACCTGGACAAGATTACCAAAAATGCAGTTGATATTGAAATTGACTTTGAAAAACTGGATAAGGAAGTAAGATATCATGCTAATGAAAAAAGTTTAGTAAGATACTTACTTGATCTCACTGAATTGAAAATAAGATATCTGGAGTTATCTGTAAGAGCATTTGATGCTAAAAACAAATTATTTAAAGATGAAATGGATAGGTTATTCAAAAACAGAGTTCTTGAACTTGAAGATAAGAAAATAGAACTTTCACAAAAGGATATGATGGAAGAGATAGAAATTCTTGCAAAACAAATTGATGATAACAATGTATGATGAAAACGGCAAATTCCATTTGGACGCTAAAGATAAAGCTATTCTTCAAAAATGTGTATATGAAAATCCATATATACCATTTAATCCATTTCCAAAGCAGGCTGAAATGATATTGGCTACTGAAAAGGAAGTGTTGATTGGTGGTGCAGCTGGAGGAAGTAAATCAACCAGTCTGTTAATGAGGGCTTTATTCTATGTTCAGGATGATGCCAATGAATATCATGCGTTAATATTAAGAAGAACATTATCAGATTTAAAAAGAAAAGGAGCATTAATCCACAAAGCCAGTCAATGGCTTAACAGAAAAGAAATTCAAAACAATCCGGCTATTAGGCCAAAATGGGATGGAACTGAACATTCATGGACATTTCCAAACGGCAATTCATTAACATTCGGATATTTAAGAAACATTAACGACTTGGATACTTATCAAGGTTCAGAATATCAATT
It contains:
- a CDS encoding alpha/beta fold hydrolase codes for the protein MKKMMNKMPSVGVEGHWSADKFSDNVLQDALIRHALGLTYLQMADVGEVLETVAKFKAGKEWIDAWSEMATTLEKRAENSNSNVTKESAYLRASTYWRIALMYFNSIDDDRLSKYSQNSLDCYHKYLEVSTFPGEYIEIPYGDSFLPAHYYQSPVADENAPLMILTPGRDTFAEDTAWVYRQALERGINCLVYDGPGQGFALRMNGIPFRHDIENVITPIIDYCLENFEGIDEENIILFGISFGGFLVPRAAIYDERVRMCIVDPGNANWGGAFAKRLEMIQKMPKEVRPAQLDFMLEDYIYKHGATSETICDELRKFDNTDIIKDLDCLTIVMDGTSEMTQGEAKVFYDMLECEKEYLLFDEDSGSQMHAQMGGYATASEMLLDLVEKHLIQ